One segment of Daphnia magna isolate NIES linkage group LG2, ASM2063170v1.1, whole genome shotgun sequence DNA contains the following:
- the LOC116917964 gene encoding protein hu-li tai shao isoform X5, producing the protein MAAEAATMAAEQQLNGLDEQHNGCEFDPNAVVDEDDLKKLRPPDIDADVRDMERRRRVEVMMGSRTFRDDLERIVDQQLREGGAAGLFALQQHISDLTGMGTHRGLGGGGGGGARCVIPINDIKGVDFPSYVKGEKIIRCKLAALYRLVDLFGWSQSIYNHITVRVSQEQEHFLLNPFGLLYSEVTASSLIKVDMQGNVVDPGTTNFGVNIAGFVLHSAIHAARPDAKCVVHIHHPACVAVSALKCGFLPVSQESVLIGEVSYHDYYGILVDPEERESIARNLGPLNKVMFLRNHGLVILGETIEEAFFRACNTVLACESQIRMMPVGLDNLILISDDAKRRSQEVAKRANEFTRAGRNNIQLAGVEGEQPEQEEVKEKPRTREVKWRQGDMEFEAYMRMLDNSGYRSGYPYRVHSVRTELPRQKHDVEVPPAVSSFGYMIEEDELYKNSPLRKLLDGRRTLDKNRWINSPNVYQKVEVVEQGTQDPKKITKWVPDGSPTHSSTPFKLEIAHQFVPMGTTSKEFKQKQKQIKENRRQGGISAGPQSHILEGVSWDEAQKLQDANTSGTGDHVVVVGAASKGIIQRDFQHHAMVYRTPYAKNPFDSVSDQEIEEYKRQVEMSQKGISEDHEVSYSTTEAPTLEPLVAESVLLPSSEEPVRPEQKSPTSPRPISDDEGAEVNGDEIDNPQSQVSQSSRDESSARDMSTEDSPSKSKDKKKKKGLRTPSFLKKKSKEKKKPTPEV; encoded by the exons ATGGCAGCCGAAGCAGCTACAATGGCTGCTGAACAGCAGTTAAACGGCTTGGATGAGCAGCACAACGGTTGCGAATTTGACCCCAACGCTGTGGTCGATGAAGACGATTTAAAGAAATTGCGACCGCCAGACATCGATGCCGACGTTCGCGACATGGAGCGTCGACGCAGAGTTGAAGTCATGATGGGCAGCAGGACTTTCCGCGATGACTTGGAACGGATTGTCGACCAGCAATTGAGAGAAGGAGGAGCCGCCGGCCTCTTTGCTCTTCAGCAGCACATCTCAGACTTGACCGGAATGG GTACCCATCGAGGACTGGGCGGTGGTGGAGGCGGCGGAGCTCGCTGCGTTATCCCCATCAACGATATTAAAGGCGTGGATTTTCCAAGTTACGTTAAAGGCGAAAAAATTATTCGTTGCAAGTTGGCTGCCCTTTACCGACTTGTCGACCTTTTCGGCTGGTCGCAATCTATTTACAATCACATTACG GTTCGCGTGAGCCAAGAGCAAGAGCACTTTCTATTGAACCCGTTCGGTTTGCTGTATAGCGAAGTAACGGCCTCTTCCCTGATTAAGGTCGACATGCAG ggcaACGTGGTCGACCCGGGAACAACGAACTTTGGAGTCAACATCGCCGGTTTTGTCCTACATTCGGCCATCCATGCTGCTCGTCCGGACGCTAAATGTGTCGTCCACATCCACCATCCAGCATGCGTCGCT GTCTCCGCCTTGAAATGCGGGTTCCTTCCCGTCAGTCAGGAGAGCGTGTTGATCGGAGAAGTCAGCTACCACGACTACTACGGCATTTTGGTGGATCCCGAAGAGCGTGAATCGATCGCACGGAATCTCGGCCCCTTGAACAAA GTGATGTTCCTCCGCAATCATGGCCTAGTTATCCTAGGCGAGACCATTGAAGAGGCGTTTTTTCGCGCATGCAATACCGTCCTGGCCTGCGAATCGCAAATCCGAATGATGCCTGTAGGTCTCGACAATTTGATCTTAATTTCCGACGATGCCAAACGCCGGTCACAGG AGGTAGCTAAGCGCGCCAACGAATTCACAAGAGCCGGACGCAATAACATTCAGTTGGCTGGAGTCGAAGGCGAACAACCCGAACAAGAAGAAGTTAAAGAGAAACCTCGAACCCGTGAGGTCAAATGGCGACAAGGCGACATGGAGTTTGAAGCTTACATGCGGATGTTGGATAACTCT GGATACCGAAGCGGATATCCTTATCGCGTCCATTCAGTGAGGACGGAGCTGCCCAGACAAAAGCACGACGTAGAAGTCCCGCCTGCAGTCTCATCTTTTGGTTACATGATCGAAGAAGACGAGCTATACAAAAACAG CCCACTCAGAAAGTTGCTAGACGGTCGTCGAACCCTGGATAAAAATCGCTGGATCAATTCACCTAACGTTTATCAAAAAGTGGAAGTTGTCGAGCAAGGAACGCAGGATCCCAAGAAGATCACCAAG TGGGTACCTGATGGCTCTCCGACACACAGCAGCACTCCGTTCAAGTTGGAGATTGCTCACCAATTCGTGCCGATGGGCACGACGTCGAAGGAATTCAAACAGAAGCAAAAGCAGATCAAAGAAAATCGTCGCCAAGGTGGCATCAGTGCCGGCCCCCAGTCGCACATTTTGGAAGGTGTCAGTTGGGACGAAGCTCaaaaattacaa GATGCTAACACTAGTGGCACGGGCGATCACGTAGTTGTTGTGGGTGCTGCATCGAAAGGCATCATTCAACGTGACTTCCAACATCACGCCATGGTCTACAG AACTCCGTATGCCAAGAACCCTTTCGACTCCGTCTCAGATCAAGAGATTGAGGAGTACAAAAGACAAGTAGAGATGTCTCAGAAGGGTATTTCAG AAGATCATGAGGTCAGCTACTCAACTACGGAAGCTCCAACGTTGGAGCCTCTTGTAGCTGAGTCTGTTTTACTTCCTTCAAGTGAAGAGCCAGTCCGCCCAGAACAGAAATCACCCACATCGCCACGACCAATAAGTGACGACGAAG GCGCTGAAGTGAATGGAGACGAAATTGATAACCCACAGAGCCAGGTGTCGCAGAGTAGCCGTGACGAGTCGTCGGCTCGCGACATGTCTACGGAAGATTCGCCCTCCAAATCCAAggacaaaaagaagaagaagggactACGAACACCATCCTTCCTCAAGAAGAAGagcaaggagaagaagaagcccACACCAGAAGTTTGA
- the LOC116917964 gene encoding protein hu-li tai shao isoform X1 gives MAAEAATMAAEQQLNGLDEQHNGCEFDPNAVVDEDDLKKLRPPDIDADVRDMERRRRVEVMMGSRTFRDDLERIVDQQLREGGAAGLFALQQHISDLTGMGTHRGLGGGGGGGARCVIPINDIKGVDFPSYVKGEKIIRCKLAALYRLVDLFGWSQSIYNHITVRVSQEQEHFLLNPFGLLYSEVTASSLIKVDMQGNVVDPGTTNFGVNIAGFVLHSAIHAARPDAKCVVHIHHPACVAVSALKCGFLPVSQESVLIGEVSYHDYYGILVDPEERESIARNLGPLNKVMFLRNHGLVILGETIEEAFFRACNTVLACESQIRMMPVGLDNLILISDDAKRRSQEVAKRANEFTRAGRNNIQLAGVEGEQPEQEEVKEKPRTREVKWRQGDMEFEAYMRMLDNSGYRSGYPYRVHSVRTELPRQKHDVEVPPAVSSFGYMIEEDELYKNSPLRKLLDGRRTLDKNRWINSPNVYQKVEVVEQGTQDPKKITKWVPDGSPTHSSTPFKLEIAHQFVPMGTTSKEFKQKQKQIKENRRQGGISAGPQSHILEGVSWDEAQKLQDANTSGTGDHVVVVGAASKGIIQRDFQHHAMVYRTPYAKNPFDSVSDQEIEEYKRQVEMSQKGISEDHEVSYSTTEAPTLEPLVAESVLLPSSEEPVRPEQKSPTSPRPISDDEASPRVVEVAVKHVPQEDHAQRQLLPADDTTGAESPEPFAERSKSARLPRDGSGDAWDMFKRRSWSLGRDKRKHHNKGAEVNGDEIDNPQSQVSQSSRDESSARDMSTEDSPSKSKDKKKKKGLRTPSFLKKKSKEKKKPTPEV, from the exons ATGGCAGCCGAAGCAGCTACAATGGCTGCTGAACAGCAGTTAAACGGCTTGGATGAGCAGCACAACGGTTGCGAATTTGACCCCAACGCTGTGGTCGATGAAGACGATTTAAAGAAATTGCGACCGCCAGACATCGATGCCGACGTTCGCGACATGGAGCGTCGACGCAGAGTTGAAGTCATGATGGGCAGCAGGACTTTCCGCGATGACTTGGAACGGATTGTCGACCAGCAATTGAGAGAAGGAGGAGCCGCCGGCCTCTTTGCTCTTCAGCAGCACATCTCAGACTTGACCGGAATGG GTACCCATCGAGGACTGGGCGGTGGTGGAGGCGGCGGAGCTCGCTGCGTTATCCCCATCAACGATATTAAAGGCGTGGATTTTCCAAGTTACGTTAAAGGCGAAAAAATTATTCGTTGCAAGTTGGCTGCCCTTTACCGACTTGTCGACCTTTTCGGCTGGTCGCAATCTATTTACAATCACATTACG GTTCGCGTGAGCCAAGAGCAAGAGCACTTTCTATTGAACCCGTTCGGTTTGCTGTATAGCGAAGTAACGGCCTCTTCCCTGATTAAGGTCGACATGCAG ggcaACGTGGTCGACCCGGGAACAACGAACTTTGGAGTCAACATCGCCGGTTTTGTCCTACATTCGGCCATCCATGCTGCTCGTCCGGACGCTAAATGTGTCGTCCACATCCACCATCCAGCATGCGTCGCT GTCTCCGCCTTGAAATGCGGGTTCCTTCCCGTCAGTCAGGAGAGCGTGTTGATCGGAGAAGTCAGCTACCACGACTACTACGGCATTTTGGTGGATCCCGAAGAGCGTGAATCGATCGCACGGAATCTCGGCCCCTTGAACAAA GTGATGTTCCTCCGCAATCATGGCCTAGTTATCCTAGGCGAGACCATTGAAGAGGCGTTTTTTCGCGCATGCAATACCGTCCTGGCCTGCGAATCGCAAATCCGAATGATGCCTGTAGGTCTCGACAATTTGATCTTAATTTCCGACGATGCCAAACGCCGGTCACAGG AGGTAGCTAAGCGCGCCAACGAATTCACAAGAGCCGGACGCAATAACATTCAGTTGGCTGGAGTCGAAGGCGAACAACCCGAACAAGAAGAAGTTAAAGAGAAACCTCGAACCCGTGAGGTCAAATGGCGACAAGGCGACATGGAGTTTGAAGCTTACATGCGGATGTTGGATAACTCT GGATACCGAAGCGGATATCCTTATCGCGTCCATTCAGTGAGGACGGAGCTGCCCAGACAAAAGCACGACGTAGAAGTCCCGCCTGCAGTCTCATCTTTTGGTTACATGATCGAAGAAGACGAGCTATACAAAAACAG CCCACTCAGAAAGTTGCTAGACGGTCGTCGAACCCTGGATAAAAATCGCTGGATCAATTCACCTAACGTTTATCAAAAAGTGGAAGTTGTCGAGCAAGGAACGCAGGATCCCAAGAAGATCACCAAG TGGGTACCTGATGGCTCTCCGACACACAGCAGCACTCCGTTCAAGTTGGAGATTGCTCACCAATTCGTGCCGATGGGCACGACGTCGAAGGAATTCAAACAGAAGCAAAAGCAGATCAAAGAAAATCGTCGCCAAGGTGGCATCAGTGCCGGCCCCCAGTCGCACATTTTGGAAGGTGTCAGTTGGGACGAAGCTCaaaaattacaa GATGCTAACACTAGTGGCACGGGCGATCACGTAGTTGTTGTGGGTGCTGCATCGAAAGGCATCATTCAACGTGACTTCCAACATCACGCCATGGTCTACAG AACTCCGTATGCCAAGAACCCTTTCGACTCCGTCTCAGATCAAGAGATTGAGGAGTACAAAAGACAAGTAGAGATGTCTCAGAAGGGTATTTCAG AAGATCATGAGGTCAGCTACTCAACTACGGAAGCTCCAACGTTGGAGCCTCTTGTAGCTGAGTCTGTTTTACTTCCTTCAAGTGAAGAGCCAGTCCGCCCAGAACAGAAATCACCCACATCGCCACGACCAATAAGTGACGACGAAG CAAGTCCACGCGTAGTTGAGGTGGCTGTGAAACACGTGCCGCAAGAAGATCACGCACAACGTCAACTTCTCCCGGCAGACG ATACTACAGGGGCCGAGTCGCCTGAGCCTTTTGCAGAGCGCTCAAAATCCGCCCGCCTTCCGCGTGACG GGTCGGGTGATGCTTGGGACATGTTCAAGCGTCGCTCGTGGTCGCTGGGCCGTGACAAGAGGAAACACCACAATAAAG GCGCTGAAGTGAATGGAGACGAAATTGATAACCCACAGAGCCAGGTGTCGCAGAGTAGCCGTGACGAGTCGTCGGCTCGCGACATGTCTACGGAAGATTCGCCCTCCAAATCCAAggacaaaaagaagaagaagggactACGAACACCATCCTTCCTCAAGAAGAAGagcaaggagaagaagaagcccACACCAGAAGTTTGA
- the LOC116917964 gene encoding protein hu-li tai shao isoform X4: MAAEAATMAAEQQLNGLDEQHNGCEFDPNAVVDEDDLKKLRPPDIDADVRDMERRRRVEVMMGSRTFRDDLERIVDQQLREGGAAGLFALQQHISDLTGMGTHRGLGGGGGGGARCVIPINDIKGVDFPSYVKGEKIIRCKLAALYRLVDLFGWSQSIYNHITVRVSQEQEHFLLNPFGLLYSEVTASSLIKVDMQGNVVDPGTTNFGVNIAGFVLHSAIHAARPDAKCVVHIHHPACVAVSALKCGFLPVSQESVLIGEVSYHDYYGILVDPEERESIARNLGPLNKVMFLRNHGLVILGETIEEAFFRACNTVLACESQIRMMPVGLDNLILISDDAKRRSQEVAKRANEFTRAGRNNIQLAGVEGEQPEQEEVKEKPRTREVKWRQGDMEFEAYMRMLDNSGYRSGYPYRVHSVRTELPRQKHDVEVPPAVSSFGYMIEEDELYKNSPLRKLLDGRRTLDKNRWINSPNVYQKVEVVEQGTQDPKKITKWVPDGSPTHSSTPFKLEIAHQFVPMGTTSKEFKQKQKQIKENRRQGGISAGPQSHILEGVSWDEAQKLQDANTSGTGDHVVVVGAASKGIIQRDFQHHAMVYRTPYAKNPFDSVSDQEIEEYKRQVEMSQKGISEDHEVSYSTTEAPTLEPLVAESVLLPSSEEPVRPEQKSPTSPRPISDDEASPRVVEVAVKHVPQEDHAQRQLLPADGAEVNGDEIDNPQSQVSQSSRDESSARDMSTEDSPSKSKDKKKKKGLRTPSFLKKKSKEKKKPTPEV; the protein is encoded by the exons ATGGCAGCCGAAGCAGCTACAATGGCTGCTGAACAGCAGTTAAACGGCTTGGATGAGCAGCACAACGGTTGCGAATTTGACCCCAACGCTGTGGTCGATGAAGACGATTTAAAGAAATTGCGACCGCCAGACATCGATGCCGACGTTCGCGACATGGAGCGTCGACGCAGAGTTGAAGTCATGATGGGCAGCAGGACTTTCCGCGATGACTTGGAACGGATTGTCGACCAGCAATTGAGAGAAGGAGGAGCCGCCGGCCTCTTTGCTCTTCAGCAGCACATCTCAGACTTGACCGGAATGG GTACCCATCGAGGACTGGGCGGTGGTGGAGGCGGCGGAGCTCGCTGCGTTATCCCCATCAACGATATTAAAGGCGTGGATTTTCCAAGTTACGTTAAAGGCGAAAAAATTATTCGTTGCAAGTTGGCTGCCCTTTACCGACTTGTCGACCTTTTCGGCTGGTCGCAATCTATTTACAATCACATTACG GTTCGCGTGAGCCAAGAGCAAGAGCACTTTCTATTGAACCCGTTCGGTTTGCTGTATAGCGAAGTAACGGCCTCTTCCCTGATTAAGGTCGACATGCAG ggcaACGTGGTCGACCCGGGAACAACGAACTTTGGAGTCAACATCGCCGGTTTTGTCCTACATTCGGCCATCCATGCTGCTCGTCCGGACGCTAAATGTGTCGTCCACATCCACCATCCAGCATGCGTCGCT GTCTCCGCCTTGAAATGCGGGTTCCTTCCCGTCAGTCAGGAGAGCGTGTTGATCGGAGAAGTCAGCTACCACGACTACTACGGCATTTTGGTGGATCCCGAAGAGCGTGAATCGATCGCACGGAATCTCGGCCCCTTGAACAAA GTGATGTTCCTCCGCAATCATGGCCTAGTTATCCTAGGCGAGACCATTGAAGAGGCGTTTTTTCGCGCATGCAATACCGTCCTGGCCTGCGAATCGCAAATCCGAATGATGCCTGTAGGTCTCGACAATTTGATCTTAATTTCCGACGATGCCAAACGCCGGTCACAGG AGGTAGCTAAGCGCGCCAACGAATTCACAAGAGCCGGACGCAATAACATTCAGTTGGCTGGAGTCGAAGGCGAACAACCCGAACAAGAAGAAGTTAAAGAGAAACCTCGAACCCGTGAGGTCAAATGGCGACAAGGCGACATGGAGTTTGAAGCTTACATGCGGATGTTGGATAACTCT GGATACCGAAGCGGATATCCTTATCGCGTCCATTCAGTGAGGACGGAGCTGCCCAGACAAAAGCACGACGTAGAAGTCCCGCCTGCAGTCTCATCTTTTGGTTACATGATCGAAGAAGACGAGCTATACAAAAACAG CCCACTCAGAAAGTTGCTAGACGGTCGTCGAACCCTGGATAAAAATCGCTGGATCAATTCACCTAACGTTTATCAAAAAGTGGAAGTTGTCGAGCAAGGAACGCAGGATCCCAAGAAGATCACCAAG TGGGTACCTGATGGCTCTCCGACACACAGCAGCACTCCGTTCAAGTTGGAGATTGCTCACCAATTCGTGCCGATGGGCACGACGTCGAAGGAATTCAAACAGAAGCAAAAGCAGATCAAAGAAAATCGTCGCCAAGGTGGCATCAGTGCCGGCCCCCAGTCGCACATTTTGGAAGGTGTCAGTTGGGACGAAGCTCaaaaattacaa GATGCTAACACTAGTGGCACGGGCGATCACGTAGTTGTTGTGGGTGCTGCATCGAAAGGCATCATTCAACGTGACTTCCAACATCACGCCATGGTCTACAG AACTCCGTATGCCAAGAACCCTTTCGACTCCGTCTCAGATCAAGAGATTGAGGAGTACAAAAGACAAGTAGAGATGTCTCAGAAGGGTATTTCAG AAGATCATGAGGTCAGCTACTCAACTACGGAAGCTCCAACGTTGGAGCCTCTTGTAGCTGAGTCTGTTTTACTTCCTTCAAGTGAAGAGCCAGTCCGCCCAGAACAGAAATCACCCACATCGCCACGACCAATAAGTGACGACGAAG CAAGTCCACGCGTAGTTGAGGTGGCTGTGAAACACGTGCCGCAAGAAGATCACGCACAACGTCAACTTCTCCCGGCAGACG GCGCTGAAGTGAATGGAGACGAAATTGATAACCCACAGAGCCAGGTGTCGCAGAGTAGCCGTGACGAGTCGTCGGCTCGCGACATGTCTACGGAAGATTCGCCCTCCAAATCCAAggacaaaaagaagaagaagggactACGAACACCATCCTTCCTCAAGAAGAAGagcaaggagaagaagaagcccACACCAGAAGTTTGA
- the LOC116917964 gene encoding protein hu-li tai shao isoform X2, with product MAAEAATMAAEQQLNGLDEQHNGCEFDPNAVVDEDDLKKLRPPDIDADVRDMERRRRVEVMMGSRTFRDDLERIVDQQLREGGAAGLFALQQHISDLTGMGTHRGLGGGGGGGARCVIPINDIKGVDFPSYVKGEKIIRCKLAALYRLVDLFGWSQSIYNHITVRVSQEQEHFLLNPFGLLYSEVTASSLIKVDMQGNVVDPGTTNFGVNIAGFVLHSAIHAARPDAKCVVHIHHPACVAVSALKCGFLPVSQESVLIGEVSYHDYYGILVDPEERESIARNLGPLNKVMFLRNHGLVILGETIEEAFFRACNTVLACESQIRMMPVGLDNLILISDDAKRRSQEVAKRANEFTRAGRNNIQLAGVEGEQPEQEEVKEKPRTREVKWRQGDMEFEAYMRMLDNSGYRSGYPYRVHSVRTELPRQKHDVEVPPAVSSFGYMIEEDELYKNSPLRKLLDGRRTLDKNRWINSPNVYQKVEVVEQGTQDPKKITKWVPDGSPTHSSTPFKLEIAHQFVPMGTTSKEFKQKQKQIKENRRQGGISAGPQSHILEGVSWDEAQKLQDANTSGTGDHVVVVGAASKGIIQRDFQHHAMVYRTPYAKNPFDSVSDQEIEEYKRQVEMSQKGISEDHEVSYSTTEAPTLEPLVAESVLLPSSEEPVRPEQKSPTSPRPISDDEASPRVVEVAVKHVPQEDHAQRQLLPADGSGDAWDMFKRRSWSLGRDKRKHHNKGAEVNGDEIDNPQSQVSQSSRDESSARDMSTEDSPSKSKDKKKKKGLRTPSFLKKKSKEKKKPTPEV from the exons ATGGCAGCCGAAGCAGCTACAATGGCTGCTGAACAGCAGTTAAACGGCTTGGATGAGCAGCACAACGGTTGCGAATTTGACCCCAACGCTGTGGTCGATGAAGACGATTTAAAGAAATTGCGACCGCCAGACATCGATGCCGACGTTCGCGACATGGAGCGTCGACGCAGAGTTGAAGTCATGATGGGCAGCAGGACTTTCCGCGATGACTTGGAACGGATTGTCGACCAGCAATTGAGAGAAGGAGGAGCCGCCGGCCTCTTTGCTCTTCAGCAGCACATCTCAGACTTGACCGGAATGG GTACCCATCGAGGACTGGGCGGTGGTGGAGGCGGCGGAGCTCGCTGCGTTATCCCCATCAACGATATTAAAGGCGTGGATTTTCCAAGTTACGTTAAAGGCGAAAAAATTATTCGTTGCAAGTTGGCTGCCCTTTACCGACTTGTCGACCTTTTCGGCTGGTCGCAATCTATTTACAATCACATTACG GTTCGCGTGAGCCAAGAGCAAGAGCACTTTCTATTGAACCCGTTCGGTTTGCTGTATAGCGAAGTAACGGCCTCTTCCCTGATTAAGGTCGACATGCAG ggcaACGTGGTCGACCCGGGAACAACGAACTTTGGAGTCAACATCGCCGGTTTTGTCCTACATTCGGCCATCCATGCTGCTCGTCCGGACGCTAAATGTGTCGTCCACATCCACCATCCAGCATGCGTCGCT GTCTCCGCCTTGAAATGCGGGTTCCTTCCCGTCAGTCAGGAGAGCGTGTTGATCGGAGAAGTCAGCTACCACGACTACTACGGCATTTTGGTGGATCCCGAAGAGCGTGAATCGATCGCACGGAATCTCGGCCCCTTGAACAAA GTGATGTTCCTCCGCAATCATGGCCTAGTTATCCTAGGCGAGACCATTGAAGAGGCGTTTTTTCGCGCATGCAATACCGTCCTGGCCTGCGAATCGCAAATCCGAATGATGCCTGTAGGTCTCGACAATTTGATCTTAATTTCCGACGATGCCAAACGCCGGTCACAGG AGGTAGCTAAGCGCGCCAACGAATTCACAAGAGCCGGACGCAATAACATTCAGTTGGCTGGAGTCGAAGGCGAACAACCCGAACAAGAAGAAGTTAAAGAGAAACCTCGAACCCGTGAGGTCAAATGGCGACAAGGCGACATGGAGTTTGAAGCTTACATGCGGATGTTGGATAACTCT GGATACCGAAGCGGATATCCTTATCGCGTCCATTCAGTGAGGACGGAGCTGCCCAGACAAAAGCACGACGTAGAAGTCCCGCCTGCAGTCTCATCTTTTGGTTACATGATCGAAGAAGACGAGCTATACAAAAACAG CCCACTCAGAAAGTTGCTAGACGGTCGTCGAACCCTGGATAAAAATCGCTGGATCAATTCACCTAACGTTTATCAAAAAGTGGAAGTTGTCGAGCAAGGAACGCAGGATCCCAAGAAGATCACCAAG TGGGTACCTGATGGCTCTCCGACACACAGCAGCACTCCGTTCAAGTTGGAGATTGCTCACCAATTCGTGCCGATGGGCACGACGTCGAAGGAATTCAAACAGAAGCAAAAGCAGATCAAAGAAAATCGTCGCCAAGGTGGCATCAGTGCCGGCCCCCAGTCGCACATTTTGGAAGGTGTCAGTTGGGACGAAGCTCaaaaattacaa GATGCTAACACTAGTGGCACGGGCGATCACGTAGTTGTTGTGGGTGCTGCATCGAAAGGCATCATTCAACGTGACTTCCAACATCACGCCATGGTCTACAG AACTCCGTATGCCAAGAACCCTTTCGACTCCGTCTCAGATCAAGAGATTGAGGAGTACAAAAGACAAGTAGAGATGTCTCAGAAGGGTATTTCAG AAGATCATGAGGTCAGCTACTCAACTACGGAAGCTCCAACGTTGGAGCCTCTTGTAGCTGAGTCTGTTTTACTTCCTTCAAGTGAAGAGCCAGTCCGCCCAGAACAGAAATCACCCACATCGCCACGACCAATAAGTGACGACGAAG CAAGTCCACGCGTAGTTGAGGTGGCTGTGAAACACGTGCCGCAAGAAGATCACGCACAACGTCAACTTCTCCCGGCAGACG GGTCGGGTGATGCTTGGGACATGTTCAAGCGTCGCTCGTGGTCGCTGGGCCGTGACAAGAGGAAACACCACAATAAAG GCGCTGAAGTGAATGGAGACGAAATTGATAACCCACAGAGCCAGGTGTCGCAGAGTAGCCGTGACGAGTCGTCGGCTCGCGACATGTCTACGGAAGATTCGCCCTCCAAATCCAAggacaaaaagaagaagaagggactACGAACACCATCCTTCCTCAAGAAGAAGagcaaggagaagaagaagcccACACCAGAAGTTTGA